From Fluviispira vulneris, a single genomic window includes:
- a CDS encoding substrate-binding periplasmic protein produces MSIQKKTYVILILNLFFCLKGFCTEITLYADPGFVGEVEETAGGKLGGLGGKIIAKAFKAKNIKIKLEWRPWARAYKEALDNKDMKTFIIPLTRIPEREEKFIWVSKIYSAHPVFVSMKKGRRINSIQEAKNSTIGVLSASSYRAMLIRPENGINIENISENPEDLRNFKKLIGNRIDTWFTIDIVASYAMNTLAKEENLTQKDFVIGDPIATFDKYIGTTSRTSSKLIGIVQDAIESFKQTDEFKKLTDLIKKKGNDAHQ; encoded by the coding sequence ATGAGTATTCAGAAAAAAACATATGTCATTCTCATCCTAAATTTATTTTTCTGTTTAAAAGGATTTTGTACTGAAATCACTTTATATGCTGACCCAGGTTTTGTAGGAGAAGTTGAAGAAACTGCGGGTGGCAAGCTGGGAGGTTTAGGAGGAAAAATAATTGCAAAAGCATTTAAAGCAAAAAATATAAAAATAAAATTGGAATGGCGTCCTTGGGCAAGAGCTTATAAAGAAGCTTTAGACAATAAGGATATGAAAACTTTTATTATTCCTTTAACAAGGATTCCTGAAAGAGAAGAAAAATTTATTTGGGTTTCAAAAATATATTCTGCGCATCCTGTCTTCGTTTCAATGAAAAAAGGACGTAGAATTAATTCAATACAGGAAGCTAAAAATTCAACTATAGGTGTTCTGAGTGCCTCTTCATATAGAGCGATGCTCATAAGACCTGAAAATGGAATTAATATCGAAAATATTAGTGAAAATCCAGAAGATCTTAGAAATTTTAAAAAACTGATTGGCAATAGAATCGATACTTGGTTTACGATTGATATAGTTGCTTCTTATGCAATGAATACCCTAGCAAAAGAAGAAAATTTAACTCAGAAAGATTTTGTTATTGGTGATCCAATTGCAACATTTGATAAATACATTGGGACTACATCAAGGACCTCATCCAAATTAATAGGCATAGTTCAGGATGCTATAGAATCATTTAAGCAAACGGATGAATTCAAAAAACTGACTGACCTTATAAAAAAAAAGGGGAATGATGCTCATCAATAG